The DNA segment ATTTAACATTAGAAAGTCAGGATTTTTCATTGAAACGTATATAAGTTTGAGTTGGGGATGAGGAGGTTTACAGATGAAAAAGAAAAAAATTTTAATTGTTACAATAGCTTTGACAATGTCACTTGGAACCCAGGTAATATGGGCGGATAACGCGCCATCGACATATGAAGCATCAGGCATCAGTAATAGTTCAGAAGAGAAGGATAAACCAGCAGATGGATTCGAAGATCCAGATGAAAACAAAAAGGATGAAGTTTTTTCTGACGATTCTTTAGAAAACAAAACTCCATCCCCTGAAAATGAGTCGGATTCTGAGCTTTTGCCTCAGAATGCTGTGCAGGAATACTCAAATACAATCACGCCTGAAGATCAGAAAAAAATTGAGTTTCATATGAGAGGTATTGATGCAAAACTTAGCAAGGACGGATCAAATGTCACAGTTACACCACAATATACTTCAAATGTAGATAGTACCCATATTAATTTCCGATATCTGATTTATGATCTTCAGAAATTAATATGGACAGAAATTCCTGCTGGTGAATCAGATGATTCAAGTTGCGTCTGGCAGCCTTCTCAACCGGGAACGTATTGGATCCATGTGATTGCTGATCCTGGTAATGGTACAGAATATACAAGTACGATTGGCTATGTTATTCAGGGAGCAAGGCTTGGGGATTTTTCCATGGACCACAGTAGTTCACAGCCATGGGATACTGCGATTACCTTACACGGATCAATAGTCAATCCATTATCTGAAGAACTTACCTATGAGTATCTGGTGTACGATGGAAGGTACTGGATGAGCCTGTATAAGTCTGAAGAACTGAAAGATTTTACATATACAGCTGACAAACCAGGCAGTTACTTGATCTGCTATCAGGTTTACAATGCGGAAGGGGTTGTTATAGGACAGAAATTTTTGGGATATGATGCACAGGAATTATCTGTCAGGATCAATGCGATACATGCAAATATAAGCGTATCAGGGGGAGTGGATCTCAGCATAGATGGCGGAACAAATGATTCTCAGACGGAATTTAAATGGGTAAGCTATGATCTAACAAAGAAGCAATGGATACTGATACAGGATTGGTCGACGAAGGTGAATGCACATTGGTCACCGAAGAGCGCGGGTCCTTATTGGATACAAGTAGAGGGGAAGACCAGAACGGGTCAGACCGACAATATGCTGATCGGATATAATGTAAAAGACATTAAGATTACCTCCTTTACAAGTGATATCAGTTCTCCAAAGGCGATTGGTACGACGATCGGATTATCCGGAACTGTGGAAAATCCAATGAACCAGAAGCTGCAGTATCGTTATATAGTTTATGATGGGACAACCTGGAGAGAGTTGTATTCTTCTGATAATCTGCAGAAAGTGTATTACTGGAAACCGGAACAAAAGGGAAATTATCTTTTATGCCTGGAGGTGACAGGGCCTGACGGTAAAGTTTATCAGTCATTTATGTCATACCAGATACAAGCTCTTTCGACAAAATTAAAAAATTTGCAGGTATATACGCCTGATTATCGGACATATTATATCATGCAAAATGTTGATTCTAATGATGGGAATTTGAAATACAAGTATCAGATCTATGATCTGAGAACGAAACAATGGCATATGCTTTCGTCTGGCGGAGTAAATACATATTGGCAGCCGAAGACCAGTGGGGACTATTGGATTCACGCATCCATTGTCGGAAGTGATGGCAAAGAATATACACAAACGATAGGGTACCACATTAAAGGATATTCTATTGGCAGTTTTGGCTTTTCGGGTAATTTGGAAGCCGGAAAAACTGCTAAGCTTTCTGCGAGTGGATATAATTATCTGGGTGAGAACTATACTTTTACTTATCTGCAATGGAACGGATCTGGATGGAATATCTTATATCGTGGAAATTCTCCTTCTGCTGTCAACTGGACGCCGCCTGTCAGCGGTGACTATGCCTTTTGCTGTCAGGTATCGAATCCGTATGGAGTAGTTGATACCAAAACAATTCACATTTCCAACAGAGACTTTACGAAAACGGGATGGTATTACGAAAACGGTTATAAGTTTTATTATATTAACAATCAAAAACAATTAGACCTCGATGGTATTTTACCAAGGCAGTCATCTTATATTGCCAGAGTCAACCGAACAACCTGCACTGTCACGATTTATGCAGCAGACGGAGGTAATGGGTATATTATACCTGTAAAGCGTTTTGCATGCTCTGTCGGACTTCCGGGAACACCTACTCCAACTGGGACTTATCGAACGTCTGTAAAGTATCGTTGGCATGAGCTGATGGGACCATCGTTCGGTCAATACTGTACTCGAATTGTAGGCGGGATCCTTTTTCATTCGGTAGCAGGTTCAAACACGACAAGTTTTAACCTAAACCCATCCGAATATAATAAGTTGGGGAAACCGGCATCCCACGGATGCGTAAGGCTGAGCGTCAGAGATGCAAAATGGATCTATGATAATTGCAAGATAGGTATGCAGGTCACGATCTATGACAGTTCAAATGCGGGGCCTTTGGGACAGGGACCCGTATACCGAATAACGAATCCCGGACAAAATTGGGATCCGACAGATCCTAATGTTTGATACAAAGAGAAAGTAATATAATTATCTAACTTATAGCTGTTGCTCCAGAAGATTTGTGGTGTATCCTCTGGAGCAACAGTTGTTCTAAAGGAGCAGAGTGACAGATATGATGAAAAAATTTGATACCATTGATGAATTTATAAAAAAAAGCCGATGGTCCATCGTGATATACTTTTTCTTTATTCTGTTTTCATATGGAATAAAGCTATTTCATGTTATAGTTTCAATTGATACAGAGAGTATCATAAGTGTACCGGAAGCTTTGTATAAGGCATGGTTTGGTATGGGACGCTTTGGAGCAGTGCTGCTTAAAAAGATTTTGGGGACATATTGGTTTAATCCATATGTAGCGTCTTTTATGATGGTTGTGATGCTGCTAGTAGGTGGTCTTATATGGATGTACTTATTTTCAAACCTGAATGATTCTCTGAGTAAAATTGGTTGGATTTTCCCTACTGTGTTTTTTACATCACCTATAATGGCTGAGCAGTCCAGCTTCTTGCTGCAGGCATATGAAGGTGCTTTCTGTATTGCACTGGTAGGAGTATCTTTGATATTTTTTTTCAAAGCTATTTATTATAGCAAAGGTTACTATTATATTCTTTCAACGATTTGTATTTTCTTTAGTTTTTCGACATATCAGTCAACTGTAATCTTATTTATAACAGGTGCAATTTCATCATTTTTACTTTTTTATGATGATATTGACAGAATTCAAGTAAAAGAAGACAAAACTTTTAAACAGGTAAAACACGGAGAAGATTCGAGAACAGTTATATGTTGGAGGACAATTGGGGGATTGATTCTAGAGTTTGTATTAGCATATTTCATATATTCTGTTGTAAACAAAATCGTGTTGTCTGTTCTGAATATACAAACGCACCCCTATATCACAGATCAAGTCAGATGGGGTAAGGATTCATTGAACGAATGTTTGAGAAACATAGTAAAGCAGGCTAAAAACATCTTGTTTGGAAAATCTGTCTATTATAATTTTGCCCTTGTTGTTTTAATAGTTGTATTCTTAATATATATTAGTTTACAGTTCGTACAGAAAAAGAAGGCTTATTATATTTATTTTCTTGCTTCTCTCGCTCTATGTATTTGCCCGTTTATTATGATCCTGTTGCTGGGCGGCACTGCAAGCGTCAGAACAGAATGGACGATTCCATTTGTAACAGCTTTTTTAAGTATGTACCTTGCAGGACACATTATTTGTTTTGACCGTGATATAATTCCATTGTCGCTCAAAAGGGCTGCTTTGCTGGGATTCTTTGCTTTGAGTATGCAGCAGGCCTCGGTAACTGCAAGAATATATTACACGGAATATGCAAAGTTTCAGCAGGACATGGTACTTGCCATAAAGATATCGGATCGCATTGATCAATTAAATTTAGGAGATCCACCGGAAAATCCGGTAGTATTTATTGGGGCAAGACCAACACATATAACCCCATCCATGTATACCGAGAAAGAGATAGAGTTAAGCGGGAGATCCTTGTTTTCTATGTCTTTTTATACCCAGCATGGAACATATGTGATGCGTAATTTTATGAAGAGTATAGGCTATGAATATGCGTTTCCGAGCGAAGAGCAGATACAAAAAGCAGAAGAAATTTCAAAAACTATGAATTCTTGGCCGGACACAAACAGTGTAAAAAATGAAGAGGGGATTATTGTGGTTAGATTATCATGAATACAGTTAGGAGAGAATGATATGCATACAAAGCAAATGATAAAAGCGTTGATGATTACAATTTCTATCGCGCTGAATGTATCCGTGGGAATTTCGATTAAAGCGGATTCAATAGCAGGAGAACGTTGTGATGAACAAGAACACGTTACAGGGATGGACGAGAATGGTAACGTTTCTGATTTGTCTGTTGAGAACGGAAGTTTTGAAAATCATCCGTCCTTATTTTCAACGGATAATGTTCAAATCGTAAACTTTAACATATCCGGCAGCAAGGTTACCGAATATGTAAATTCTGAAGACAGTAAGTTGGTAGGCTATTTAAATGGTGCCTATGCAGCGGACGGAGCTTATCTGGGAACGACAGGTAATGGCAAAGTGAAATTCATGATTGCTGGTGAAATAGGTGTTGTGGATTCAGAGGATGTTCAGGTGGTGAATTATAAAGATGCAAAATCTGTAAGCTATTATACAGTGTCGGGGGGGAGATTAATACACAAAATAACTACAAATATGACCAAGGCATCTTATGCAAGTTCTCTTGACAATGGACAAGCGCCCACATATTTAAAAGATGGTGCAAAATACTATAGCTATGATGGTCATTATTTCTACAGTGAGAATCAATATGCACAGATGCTGGAAGATTATAAAAATAACAATCGAGATCATTCAGTGAATAATAATAGCCCCTTTTACAATTATTATCAATTTCTTCCGCTAAGGAGCACTACTCGCTATTCTGAAGATGAGTTAAACAATATTATCAGGAATCGACCGATTAATGTAAATTCAAAGATGCAGAACATTGCATCATCTCTGATTGAGAATCAGAATAAGTATGGGGTTAACGCATTGTTGGTTGCCGGAATTGCAGGAAATGAAAGTGCATGGGGAACAAGCAATATATCGCAGACAAAGAATAATCTGTTCGGACTAAATGCAGTAGACAGTAGTCCGGGTGCAAGCGCAAATACATTTTCCAGTGTTGATCAGTGTATCAAAGAGTTTACGGAAACCTGGATGTCAAAACAATATATGAATCCGTCAAATTGGAAACATGCGGGTAGTTTTCTGGGAAATAAGGAAAGCGGGTTTAACGTACGGTATGCCTCGGATCCGTATTGGGGAGAAAAGGCTGCTGCCGGTGCATATGTTCTTGACAAGAATGGCGGAAACAGGGACATGTATTCATTCAGGGTAGGTATTAAAAACGCATTTACACAGGTAAATGTCAGGCGTGGCAGTTCAACAAGTACAAAAGCAGTGTATCAGACCCCAAAGCAGAGAAATACAACTTTTATTGTACGCAGGAAGAATCCGATAAATAATTTTTATGAGATTCAAAGTGATGGCGTCCTTAATGCAGATCGAACAAATCTTGATGAGTCAGGCGAATACAATAAAAGCAATATGTTGGTCAATATATCTTCAAACTACATAAAAGTAATATCAGATTCCAATATGAACTTTCGGGATGTTAATTCCGGAGATTGGTACTATGACGAGGTGGATTATGTATCAAAGATTGGAATTATGACAGGAATGAAGACTGATATCTTTGGACCTATGGATTCAATTGCCAGAGCACAGTTTGCTGTAATGCTGTGGAGAATAGGCGGTGAGGAACCGATACCTTATAATGGAAAATTTCCGGATGTGGGCAATAATATATGGTATACAGACGCAATAGCCTGGGCCAGTAAATATAACATTATTACGGGTTATCAGGATACAGGAAAATTTATGCCGGCCAGTCCGATAACAAGACAGGAGTTGGCTGTAATGCTCTACAGATATGCGAATTATAGGAAGATGGACACGAATAAAAAAGCTGATTTATCTAAATTTAAGGATTCTACAATGGTTATTGATTATGCAAAAGATGCAATGCGATGGGCCGTAGGCAGCGGAATCATAACAGGAAAATATCAGGGGACTCAGTTAGATCCGTTAGGAGTGACCTCAAGAGCAGAATGTGCCATTATGATAGACCGTTTCCTTAAGTTAATATAGCAGGACTAATGATAGAAGTAACAGAGAAGCAGCTTGGGATGCTGTTCTCTGTTACTTTTTTAAAAATTAGACTATTTGTGAAGCCCTCTCAGTTTACCGTTGAACTTAAAGCCAGATATTTCTTTACTCATCCCAAGCACTTACACTATTTATTGTTGCTGTCTCTAAACTTAGCCTTCAGTTTACGAAATGGTGAAGTAATTTTCCATGAGGTAGAGTTCTCAATCATATTTAGCGTATTCAATAGATCGAAATTACTTTTTTCAAGTTCTTTGCTTTGTTGTGTAAGAGATAGTATAACATTTTCCTTTTCAACTAAAGCCATATTGAGTTTTTTAATCTCCTGATTTTGATGATTTATTTCTCCGTCTAACTTGTTGATATGAAGTCTACATAAGTTAATACTGCTTTTTAAACTGTCATATTCAGCCTGACAACCTTGAAGATAGGGATCGTTATAAAGATGAGTCCCGGTGTATTTGCCAACTTCAATTGTTGAAAAATTATACTTCTCCTTGAGAAGCGCAGCAGTTTCCGGATTATTAAGAAGCCCTTCGATTTTTAACAAACCTAAAGCAGAATATGCAGTGGATTGATTAAAAGATCTGCAGATTAAAAATGCTTTCTCACATGAGAGTTCTTGTGGTGTACTTGCATTTTGGTTTATAAAAAAGTCTTTGAAAGTGTGTATAAATAGTTCATCTTCCATATGATCAAAAAAGTGGTATCGTATATGCATTTGTTCATTATAAAAACGTGTGTCATGTGTTTCCGAGTAACTACTCACATTTTTGTCATCATTTAATATACGTCGGCATTTCATCAGTGGTTCTTCTATAACCCCAAAAGTGTACTTCTGAGTAAATCGGACCCACCATTCCATGTCTGTCGCCTGAATGTAGAATAGATTATGACCGCCGATCGATGAAATCGTTTCTGCTTCAACCATAGATGAAGGATTTGGAAGCCTATTTCCGTGAAAGAAAAAGAAACGAAGCCAGTATTTCTGATCCTCAGTGTTGGCAGACAACAGCTCTTTTAATTGTGATAATTCTTCATTTACAAGTTTTCCATCTTGATCAATCAGGTCAACCCAGGTGAAACAACCCTTGTGTTCAGGGTGTTCCTTTAAATAATTAAGCTGAATCTCAAGTTTATTGTCATTCCAGACATCATCGCTGTCCATGATAGCTAAATACTTGCCATTCACCTTAGAAAAACCGTAGTTTGTAGCATAAGAGATATGTCGATTTTCTGAAAGTGTGTATATTTCTACCCGCTTGTCGGTTATTTTATTTAAGAGCTGCGGAGTGCTGTCGGTTGATCCGTCATCTACGATAATAAATTGCAAGTTACGATAGGATTGATTTAGTACACTATTTACGCTTTCAAGTAAATAGTCTTCGGAATTATGGACGGTCATAACTACACTGATTAAAGGAAGATCCATTTTTTTAACCACTCAAAGCCTTTCTTTTTTATATTAATAAGATTGTGAGAGCTCGAAGAGCGTAACAATCTGTGTATCATTAGAGTCAAAACACCTTTTAACGCTTTCATTATATTATACGTTACCGTTAGTTACATTTCAATACGAGCAATAAGATTCCTACGTTTTTTCAACTCAAAATTCTTCGATTTTGGACCTTTTGATTGTGCTGTTCTGTTTTTTATGTTAGTCTATACAGAGACTTAATTGGAAGGTGTATAGATGAAAAGAGTATATATACATGCATATCTGCAGGAAAATCTTGGTGACGACTTGTTTGTAGAGACATTATGCAGAAGATATCCTATGGTTCGGTTCTATATCATAGCTGATAAATCTTACAAGACAAGGTTCAGAGATTTACACAATTGTAAGGTAAGGGATCCGAAAGAAAAAAAGGTCCTTTTGGCGAATAAGATACTTAAGCATTTTAAAAATGTGAATTCATATCTCCAAGTATTGATTAGACGTTCTGAAGCAGTTATTCATATTGGCGGATCATCTTTCGTACAGCATCATGATGATTGGTCGGAATTCTATAATTTTGATAAGATGCTGGTTGAGAACAGCAAAAACCTTTTCCTGATTGGAGCAAATTTCGGCCCCTATAAAGATCAAAGATATCTTAAAGCATATCACGAGTTGTTTAAAAAATATAAAGGTATCTGTTTAAGAGACGAATATTCTTGGAATCTCTTTAGAGATGTTCCGCAGGTTTCTTATGCACCAGATGTTCTGTTTGGACTAAAATCAAATATTACATCGACCGTTAATAACAAGGAGAAAATAGTTATTTTCTCCCTCATTGATCTTCAGAACAGACAAGGAAACTATGACATAAGTGTCTATGAAGCGGATTATATTAGGTTTCAGGTCGATCTGGTTCGATATTTTATCAGTGAGCAGTATAAAATCATCCTTATATCGTTTTGCCGGAATGAAGGAGATGAGGTCATGATTCAAAAAATCCGTGAAAACTTTAATGAATTGGAAAGACAGAGAATTCAAAATATGAGTTATCAAACGGATACAGAGCCCATACTACATGAATTTGAAAAAGCTGAGATTGTAATTGGAACCAGATTTCACAGTATAGTTTTGGGGTTTGTCTATGAGTGTAAGGTGCTCCCTATTATATATAACCAAAAGACAGAAAAAATGCTAGACGATTTAAAGTATACATTATCTATAAAGCTTCCGGAATTAAACAATACTGACGCTACTGAATTAGGGAGAAAAGTTACTCTAAGGAAGCCATTAGATATAAGTGAGCAGGTTAAGCTGTCAAAGAGACAGTTTTATTATACGGATATGCAGTTTGCATCGGCCGATGAAAATGATTGATTTCCATAATGAAAAGGCTTATAATTTAACATTGAGTACAAAGATAGTGAGGTAGTACCAGAATGAATATTGACAACAGGCTTTTAATATATTTTTTCTTTGATGCAGATGGTGTGGTAGATGATTATAACATATATATGCTACAAGATATGATGAAAAGCTGCCAGCATCTGTTTGTAATCAGTAATGGAAAACTGACAAAAGAAGGTTATGAAAAGTTTTCAAAACTTGCTGATTGTATTGTGGAACGTAATAATACAGGTTTTGATGTGGGGGCTTATAAAGAAGCTCTTCAGACGATTGGTTGGGAAGAATTATCAAAATATGACGAAGTAATACTAATGAATTATACTATTATGGGGCCGGTTTATCCGTTTGAAGAGATGTTTGAAACTATGGATAATAAACAGGATCTTGACTTCTGGGGAATAACGAAATATCACGAGGTCCGAGTTGATCCATATGGTAAAATCAAATGTGGATATTTGAGAGAACATATACAGTCCCATTTTATTGCGGTGAGGAATAAGATGCTGACAAGCGATGACTTTTATGAATATTGGGAAAAGATGCCCCCTATTAAAAGTTATGGTGATTCTGTTGCATACCACGAATCTTACTTTACGCATCATTTTGCAAAAAAAGGATTTAAGTGGGATGTCTATGTAAATACAGATGATATGAAAAAATTCACAGAATATCCGCTGCTAAAAGCCCCGAAGAAATTGATTGAAGAAAAACGTTGTCCTATATTCAAAAGGAGAAGTTTTAATCATGATTATATCGATTTTATAAATACAACGATTGGTGAGCCAACATATGAATTGATGGAATATCTGAAAAATTCTACGAATTATGATGTGAATTTAATCTGGAATAATATACTTCGATGTTGTAACCAGGCAAAGATCAAAGAGTGTCTGCAGCTAAACTATGTAATTCCTTCTAAAATTTCCCCTGATATTTCAGGAATCCTTGAGAAACGAAGAATCGCATTAGTTTTACATCTGTATTATGAAGAACTGTTGGAAGAGAGTTTTCAGTACGCAAGCTCCATGCCGGCAGAAGCGGATGTATATATTACCGTTGGAAATAAAAGAATGAAAGAACTTGTTGAAAAACGTTTTGACTCTTTAGAGTGTAGAAATCTGAAGGTAATGCAGATACCAAACAGAGGCAGGGATGTAGGATCTGTGTTGGTGGCAGTGAATCCGGATATTTTGCAATACGATTATGTTTGTTTTGCACACGATAAAAAGGTTACACAGCTAAAACCGGAATGTAAAGGTGCTTCCTGGGCATATTTGTGTTTCGAGAGTGTATTAAAGAATAAAGACCATGTGAATAATGTGATTCAGCTTTTCGAAGATAATCCGAGACTTGGATTACTTACTCCGACACCACCGAATCATGCTGAATATTTTCCGACAATGGGGAATGAATGGGCAGGTAATTTTAAAAATACGAAAAAGCTTGCAGAACAATTGGACATACACGTACCTATGTCAAGTGATCAACCGCCGATATCTGCTTTGGGATGCTTTTTTTGGTATCGTCCTAAAGCAATGATAAAACTGTATGCGAGAAATTTTTCCTATGAAGATTTTCCAGAAGAACCAATGAAAAAGACAGATGGGACAATCCTTCATGCTGTAGAGAGGCTATATTCATTTGCAGTACAGGATGCCGGATATTATCCAGCATGGTGTTTCAGTGATAATGTTGCATCAATGGAGATAACAAACCTATATTATATGCTTCGTGGAATGAATATGGCAATGATGAATGGGGGGCTGGCAGGTACATTTGTCGACGTGGTGAATGAAATGAAAAGAAGAGGGCCGGCTATGAGATCACTCTCCGATCTGCATAATGAGTTGATGGGGCTGTATGGATCCGGTGCATCAGCAAAAAGTTCGTTTGACGGCATGATGCATCTGTATTATAGTGAGGGAGAAGGATTTAATGAAAGATCTTCGGAAATATGTCGAGCTTCATTCAGAAAGAACCGTTTTGAAGTGGAATTTGAGATTCCTGATGATAATTCTATCATAGAGCAGCTGAGATTTGATCCTGGTGAGGAAGGCATGATCATTCTGAAAAAAATGTATGCTTTCATCGAATATGAGGATGGACATCATGATATCATTGAGATGGAGACTTGTGACTCCAACGGGTTCTCTTTTGATAATAAGATATTATTTATCAATCAAGATCCACAGGTATATATACAATGTGGCACAGAATCAAGGGCTATTTCAATCATGATTAAAGGGGAATTGGACAAAGATGTTACTCCTGACATAGTGGAGAGGGCAATTAACCAGAGACTTCCCATGATGACTCCGAAGTTATATTTTGATACTGGAAACGGAATCAATGAAACCGATGCGCTTCATGTGGTAAACAGGGGAAATGCAGAAAGAATTGAGGCATCATTTACATTTAATCAGCCAATTGCAATTAAGATGTTTCGCTTTGATCCTTGCGAACAAGGTATGTTTATAGTACAGGATCCGGAGATTAATATCATTTACTCAGATGATTCGAGTGAAAATTTGCAGCTATCTGATCTTTCCACAAATGGATATAGGATCGAAAACAATATATTCTATTTAAATGAGGATCCACAGATGAGTTGGACAAACAGAAAAGGACAGGCTGTGAAACAGGTTTGGGTTAGTATGAATGTAAGCCAGGAATTTGATGCGTCTGTTATGGATGAAATCCTTTCCAGAAAAGAGTCCTTGGTCTCATTTGCAAAAAAGCACTTAAAATAGTTCCAGACAGAAAGGGACACTTATGAAAAAAGAGCGGTTATTTTATCTGGATTTTGTGAGAGCTGTCGCAACGATAATCATAGTTCTCACACATTATAATGCGATTTTCCTGTACACAAATCCTCCTATGCCTGAGAAAGCTGTTTTAGGAATTTCATTTGCAAATGTGTATATTGGTGATTTTGGTGTCTCCCTGTTTTTGACGATCTCTGGGGCTGCATTGATGTACGTTTATCAGGAAGAACTAAAATGTAGGGATTTTTACAGGAAACGTTTCTTAAATATTTATCCTATGTATTGGATAGGATTTATACTGGCTTTTTTGATCGAGTTTTACAAAAATCGTGGATTTAATCCCGATATTCCCCGATATAAAATTATCTATAGTTTTTTGGGAATAGATAAGTATATGTCGAACTTTGGAGACATCAATTTTTCACTCGTAGGTGAATGGTTTTTAGGACTCATTATAGTATTTTACCTGCTGTTTCCACTGATCAGAAAATGGATGAATACATCTTCGATTAGTCTGGGAGTTATTGCTACAATTGTATTCATTGTGTTTCTTGTCATGAATTTTGATCAAAACTCCATTTTACTTCCGGTACTTCTTCCAAGAATACTGTTTGGTATGTACTTTGTGAAGAGCAAACGAAAAGTGAATTTGCCTGTTGCGGTTGTTTCGTTAGCGATTCTCGTGATTAATTACTTAGCTGCCCCAAGTATAAACAGAGATTTACAGGCGACATACGTTGGAATTTGTGGCTTTTTGGTATTGGTTTATATTGCCGATTATTTAAGATGGGTTCCATTCAGAAGATTGTGCTCGTTAATCTGCAAGTACTCGTATGCGATCTTTATAGTCCATCATATGGTTATTTTACAGATCGTATCCAGAATGGATTTAAATGCACTGACAAGAACCTATAGTTATTTATTGTTCATGACTTGCTGCAT comes from the Blautia liquoris genome and includes:
- a CDS encoding L,D-transpeptidase family protein encodes the protein MKKKKILIVTIALTMSLGTQVIWADNAPSTYEASGISNSSEEKDKPADGFEDPDENKKDEVFSDDSLENKTPSPENESDSELLPQNAVQEYSNTITPEDQKKIEFHMRGIDAKLSKDGSNVTVTPQYTSNVDSTHINFRYLIYDLQKLIWTEIPAGESDDSSCVWQPSQPGTYWIHVIADPGNGTEYTSTIGYVIQGARLGDFSMDHSSSQPWDTAITLHGSIVNPLSEELTYEYLVYDGRYWMSLYKSEELKDFTYTADKPGSYLICYQVYNAEGVVIGQKFLGYDAQELSVRINAIHANISVSGGVDLSIDGGTNDSQTEFKWVSYDLTKKQWILIQDWSTKVNAHWSPKSAGPYWIQVEGKTRTGQTDNMLIGYNVKDIKITSFTSDISSPKAIGTTIGLSGTVENPMNQKLQYRYIVYDGTTWRELYSSDNLQKVYYWKPEQKGNYLLCLEVTGPDGKVYQSFMSYQIQALSTKLKNLQVYTPDYRTYYIMQNVDSNDGNLKYKYQIYDLRTKQWHMLSSGGVNTYWQPKTSGDYWIHASIVGSDGKEYTQTIGYHIKGYSIGSFGFSGNLEAGKTAKLSASGYNYLGENYTFTYLQWNGSGWNILYRGNSPSAVNWTPPVSGDYAFCCQVSNPYGVVDTKTIHISNRDFTKTGWYYENGYKFYYINNQKQLDLDGILPRQSSYIARVNRTTCTVTIYAADGGNGYIIPVKRFACSVGLPGTPTPTGTYRTSVKYRWHELMGPSFGQYCTRIVGGILFHSVAGSNTTSFNLNPSEYNKLGKPASHGCVRLSVRDAKWIYDNCKIGMQVTIYDSSNAGPLGQGPVYRITNPGQNWDPTDPNV
- a CDS encoding glucosyltransferase domain-containing protein, which translates into the protein MMKKFDTIDEFIKKSRWSIVIYFFFILFSYGIKLFHVIVSIDTESIISVPEALYKAWFGMGRFGAVLLKKILGTYWFNPYVASFMMVVMLLVGGLIWMYLFSNLNDSLSKIGWIFPTVFFTSPIMAEQSSFLLQAYEGAFCIALVGVSLIFFFKAIYYSKGYYYILSTICIFFSFSTYQSTVILFITGAISSFLLFYDDIDRIQVKEDKTFKQVKHGEDSRTVICWRTIGGLILEFVLAYFIYSVVNKIVLSVLNIQTHPYITDQVRWGKDSLNECLRNIVKQAKNILFGKSVYYNFALVVLIVVFLIYISLQFVQKKKAYYIYFLASLALCICPFIMILLLGGTASVRTEWTIPFVTAFLSMYLAGHIICFDRDIIPLSLKRAALLGFFALSMQQASVTARIYYTEYAKFQQDMVLAIKISDRIDQLNLGDPPENPVVFIGARPTHITPSMYTEKEIELSGRSLFSMSFYTQHGTYVMRNFMKSIGYEYAFPSEEQIQKAEEISKTMNSWPDTNSVKNEEGIIVVRLS
- a CDS encoding S-layer homology domain-containing protein: MHTKQMIKALMITISIALNVSVGISIKADSIAGERCDEQEHVTGMDENGNVSDLSVENGSFENHPSLFSTDNVQIVNFNISGSKVTEYVNSEDSKLVGYLNGAYAADGAYLGTTGNGKVKFMIAGEIGVVDSEDVQVVNYKDAKSVSYYTVSGGRLIHKITTNMTKASYASSLDNGQAPTYLKDGAKYYSYDGHYFYSENQYAQMLEDYKNNNRDHSVNNNSPFYNYYQFLPLRSTTRYSEDELNNIIRNRPINVNSKMQNIASSLIENQNKYGVNALLVAGIAGNESAWGTSNISQTKNNLFGLNAVDSSPGASANTFSSVDQCIKEFTETWMSKQYMNPSNWKHAGSFLGNKESGFNVRYASDPYWGEKAAAGAYVLDKNGGNRDMYSFRVGIKNAFTQVNVRRGSSTSTKAVYQTPKQRNTTFIVRRKNPINNFYEIQSDGVLNADRTNLDESGEYNKSNMLVNISSNYIKVISDSNMNFRDVNSGDWYYDEVDYVSKIGIMTGMKTDIFGPMDSIARAQFAVMLWRIGGEEPIPYNGKFPDVGNNIWYTDAIAWASKYNIITGYQDTGKFMPASPITRQELAVMLYRYANYRKMDTNKKADLSKFKDSTMVIDYAKDAMRWAVGSGIITGKYQGTQLDPLGVTSRAECAIMIDRFLKLI
- a CDS encoding glycosyltransferase family 2 protein; the protein is MVKKMDLPLISVVMTVHNSEDYLLESVNSVLNQSYRNLQFIIVDDGSTDSTPQLLNKITDKRVEIYTLSENRHISYATNYGFSKVNGKYLAIMDSDDVWNDNKLEIQLNYLKEHPEHKGCFTWVDLIDQDGKLVNEELSQLKELLSANTEDQKYWLRFFFFHGNRLPNPSSMVEAETISSIGGHNLFYIQATDMEWWVRFTQKYTFGVIEEPLMKCRRILNDDKNVSSYSETHDTRFYNEQMHIRYHFFDHMEDELFIHTFKDFFINQNASTPQELSCEKAFLICRSFNQSTAYSALGLLKIEGLLNNPETAALLKEKYNFSTIEVGKYTGTHLYNDPYLQGCQAEYDSLKSSINLCRLHINKLDGEINHQNQEIKKLNMALVEKENVILSLTQQSKELEKSNFDLLNTLNMIENSTSWKITSPFRKLKAKFRDSNNK
- a CDS encoding polysaccharide pyruvyl transferase family protein; protein product: MKRVYIHAYLQENLGDDLFVETLCRRYPMVRFYIIADKSYKTRFRDLHNCKVRDPKEKKVLLANKILKHFKNVNSYLQVLIRRSEAVIHIGGSSFVQHHDDWSEFYNFDKMLVENSKNLFLIGANFGPYKDQRYLKAYHELFKKYKGICLRDEYSWNLFRDVPQVSYAPDVLFGLKSNITSTVNNKEKIVIFSLIDLQNRQGNYDISVYEADYIRFQVDLVRYFISEQYKIILISFCRNEGDEVMIQKIRENFNELERQRIQNMSYQTDTEPILHEFEKAEIVIGTRFHSIVLGFVYECKVLPIIYNQKTEKMLDDLKYTLSIKLPELNNTDATELGRKVTLRKPLDISEQVKLSKRQFYYTDMQFASADEND